The Nitrospinaceae bacterium genome includes a window with the following:
- the gcvP gene encoding aminomethyl-transferring glycine dehydrogenase, whose product MSDARASLEELENKGEFIRRHNGPDEADIAAMLGALDFSSLEELIEKTVPAPIISSHPLGIGESRTEQEVMARLKSLASKNRVFRSMIGMGYSDCHTPTVILRNILENPGWYTAYTPYQPEISQGRLEALLNFQTMVMDLTGMEMTNASLLDEATSAAEAMVMCYSISKSESKKIFISEDCHPQTIEVMKTRAEPMGIEIVVGDHHEGSFEGDPYALMLQYPASSGEVYDYASLVAEAHERGTLVIVAADLLSLTLLKPPGEFGADVVVGNTQRFGVPLGLGGPHAAYLATREKYKRSMPGRLVGVSVDASGAPALRLALQTREQHIRREKATSNICTSQVLLAVMAGMYAVYHGPEGLLRIGRRVHRLTSILAAGLEKLGCEIETENFFDTITVKTTGGSAEIGKRAAAKEINLRIVDTKRVGISFDETTRRQDIEDLWIIFSGGKIGFSLDEIDRSVEDNYPSALARTTDYLTHPVFNSYHPEHEMLRYIFRLQEKDIALTRSMIPLGSCTMKLNATTEMIPVSWPEFAKIHPFAPAEQTEGYRLMMEELKAMLADIAGFEGVSLQPNSGAQGEYTGLLTIRKYHESRGELHRNICLIPSSAHGTNPASASMLGWRVVVIACDKQGNVDLVDLRAKAAEHKDDLASLMITYPSTHGVFEEAVSEICGVIHDNGGQVYMDGANLNALVGICRPGEFGPDVIHINLHKTFSIPHGGGGPGAGPICVAGQLAPFLPKHSVVADAGPETGVGAVSAGPWGNAGVLPISWSYISMMGSKGLIEATQVAILNANYTARRLQPYYDVLYTGRNGMVAHECIIDLRPLKDDSGVSAEDVAKRLMDFGFHAPTMSFPVVGTLMIEPTESESKEELDRFCDAMITIREEIREIEQGRASKNDNVLKNAPHTMGDIASDEWAHPYSREKAVFPLPWVRANKYWPPVKRIDNPYGDKNLVCSCQPIESYA is encoded by the coding sequence ATAATGGACCCGATGAGGCCGATATTGCTGCCATGCTTGGAGCGCTGGATTTCTCCTCGCTTGAAGAGCTTATAGAGAAAACTGTTCCTGCCCCTATTATTTCTAGCCATCCCCTTGGCATCGGCGAGAGTCGTACCGAGCAGGAGGTAATGGCCCGCCTTAAATCTCTGGCCTCGAAAAATCGTGTTTTCCGCTCGATGATTGGCATGGGGTATTCAGATTGTCATACTCCAACCGTCATCCTCAGAAATATTTTAGAAAATCCCGGTTGGTACACAGCCTATACGCCCTATCAGCCTGAAATCTCCCAAGGTCGCCTTGAGGCGCTGCTCAACTTTCAAACCATGGTCATGGACTTGACCGGCATGGAGATGACCAACGCCTCGCTCCTCGATGAGGCGACCTCGGCCGCCGAGGCCATGGTGATGTGCTACTCGATAAGCAAATCTGAGAGCAAAAAAATATTTATTTCCGAAGATTGTCATCCCCAGACCATTGAGGTAATGAAAACGCGGGCCGAGCCGATGGGGATTGAAATCGTCGTCGGCGATCATCACGAAGGCTCCTTCGAGGGTGATCCGTATGCCCTGATGCTTCAATATCCGGCTTCATCGGGCGAGGTGTACGACTACGCCTCGCTGGTGGCCGAGGCCCACGAACGGGGCACGTTGGTTATTGTTGCCGCTGATCTACTGAGCCTCACATTGCTCAAGCCACCAGGTGAGTTTGGGGCGGATGTCGTGGTCGGCAATACCCAGCGCTTTGGCGTTCCTCTTGGTTTGGGGGGGCCGCACGCCGCCTACCTAGCCACGAGAGAAAAATACAAACGCTCGATGCCGGGCAGGTTGGTAGGTGTTTCGGTGGATGCAAGCGGCGCCCCGGCGCTCCGGCTCGCTCTCCAGACGCGAGAGCAGCACATTCGCCGCGAGAAGGCGACGAGCAATATTTGCACCTCCCAGGTTTTGCTTGCTGTCATGGCGGGCATGTATGCCGTTTACCATGGTCCCGAAGGCCTCCTGAGAATTGGGCGGCGTGTGCACCGCCTGACATCGATCTTGGCGGCGGGACTTGAGAAACTTGGCTGCGAAATTGAGACTGAAAATTTCTTCGACACTATCACGGTGAAGACAACCGGCGGCTCGGCTGAGATAGGCAAACGGGCTGCAGCAAAGGAGATTAATCTTCGTATTGTAGATACCAAGCGTGTAGGTATCTCATTTGACGAAACCACTCGTCGGCAGGATATCGAGGATCTGTGGATAATTTTCTCGGGCGGTAAGATTGGTTTTTCGTTGGATGAAATTGATCGTTCGGTGGAGGATAATTATCCTTCAGCTCTTGCCCGAACCACCGATTACCTCACCCATCCGGTTTTCAACAGCTATCATCCCGAGCATGAGATGCTCCGCTATATTTTCCGGCTCCAGGAAAAGGACATCGCGCTGACGCGATCGATGATACCTCTTGGCTCGTGCACGATGAAGCTCAATGCTACGACTGAGATGATCCCCGTTTCGTGGCCAGAGTTCGCAAAAATTCATCCCTTTGCCCCCGCCGAGCAAACCGAGGGTTACCGCTTGATGATGGAGGAGCTCAAGGCGATGCTCGCCGACATTGCGGGCTTCGAGGGTGTTTCACTTCAGCCCAATTCGGGTGCCCAGGGCGAGTACACGGGTCTTCTAACAATTCGTAAGTATCATGAAAGCCGGGGCGAGCTTCATCGGAACATCTGTCTGATTCCCAGTTCGGCACACGGTACGAACCCGGCCAGTGCTTCAATGCTCGGCTGGAGGGTTGTTGTCATTGCCTGTGATAAACAGGGGAATGTTGATCTTGTCGATCTGCGTGCCAAGGCCGCCGAGCACAAGGACGATCTTGCCTCCTTGATGATTACCTACCCCTCGACCCACGGTGTTTTTGAGGAAGCGGTGTCGGAGATATGCGGTGTCATCCACGATAATGGTGGTCAAGTATATATGGATGGTGCGAACCTTAATGCCTTGGTTGGCATATGCCGTCCGGGCGAATTTGGCCCCGATGTCATACATATCAACCTGCACAAAACGTTTTCGATTCCCCATGGCGGTGGAGGACCGGGGGCGGGGCCGATATGTGTGGCAGGCCAGCTAGCACCATTTTTACCCAAACATTCGGTCGTGGCAGACGCGGGGCCTGAGACTGGGGTGGGTGCCGTATCGGCTGGCCCGTGGGGAAACGCCGGCGTGTTGCCAATTTCATGGAGCTATATTTCGATGATGGGCTCTAAGGGGCTCATCGAGGCGACGCAGGTTGCTATCCTGAATGCGAACTACACAGCACGGCGTCTGCAGCCGTACTACGATGTTCTCTACACGGGACGAAATGGAATGGTGGCCCACGAATGCATTATCGATTTGAGACCCCTCAAGGATGACTCCGGGGTATCCGCCGAGGATGTGGCCAAGCGGTTGATGGATTTTGGTTTCCATGCCCCGACCATGTCGTTCCCGGTCGTGGGGACGCTGATGATCGAGCCCACCGAGAGTGAATCCAAAGAAGAATTGGATCGCTTTTGCGATGCGATGATCACAATTCGCGAGGAGATACGCGAGATCGAGCAGGGCCGCGCCAGCAAAAATGACAATGTGTTGAAGAATGCACCTCATACCATGGGCGATATCGCCTCGGACGAATGGGCCCACCCCTATTCGAGGGAAAAAGCGGTGTTCCCGCTTCCTTGGGTTCGAGCTAATAAGTATTGGCCGCCCGTTAAGCGTATAGATAATCCCTACGGGGACAAGAACCTTGTTTGTTCATGTCAGCCGATAGAGAGCTACGCTTAA
- a CDS encoding lipoate--protein ligase family protein, protein MDQNPTNPRYLDTGTKSAAWNMAVDEVLLENCRVYLASGAPDHEAPFVFRLYAWSPAALTVGRNQSAGRDIFIERLSGEGVDLCRRLTGGRAVLHDREITYSITGAEAILGGTIEESYRRISGGLAAGLRRLGAPVEFAPPSGRAYVSQASCFATTSVWELSIGGRKVAGSAQCREGGAILQHGSVLLYSPEERLASLLKVRGRGVGSPADHAVGLCDVLGREVSYGEASIALRAGMEEVFGPFAEEPLSEAERARAEEVHVNRYGNFEWTLGRSSGASS, encoded by the coding sequence ATGGATCAAAATCCTACAAATCCCCGCTATCTCGATACGGGCACGAAGAGCGCCGCCTGGAATATGGCGGTCGATGAAGTGCTTCTCGAAAACTGTCGAGTCTACCTAGCCTCCGGCGCTCCTGACCATGAGGCCCCTTTTGTCTTTCGTCTATATGCTTGGTCTCCAGCGGCCCTCACGGTGGGTAGAAACCAATCTGCCGGGCGGGATATTTTCATCGAGCGACTTTCCGGGGAAGGGGTGGATCTTTGTCGGAGGCTCACCGGAGGGCGGGCGGTGCTACATGATCGGGAAATCACATATTCGATCACAGGGGCCGAGGCGATTCTCGGTGGCACCATCGAGGAGAGTTACAGAAGAATCAGTGGCGGGCTGGCTGCGGGGCTTAGGCGCCTGGGCGCGCCGGTGGAATTTGCTCCACCAAGCGGAAGGGCATATGTCTCTCAAGCATCTTGTTTTGCGACGACCTCGGTTTGGGAGCTATCAATAGGCGGGCGAAAGGTGGCTGGTAGTGCGCAGTGCCGCGAGGGAGGCGCTATTCTCCAACACGGGAGTGTTCTATTGTATTCACCAGAGGAGCGCCTGGCTTCTCTTTTGAAGGTAAGGGGACGTGGTGTCGGCTCACCGGCTGATCATGCAGTCGGTCTTTGCGATGTTCTGGGCCGTGAGGTGAGCTATGGCGAGGCTTCCATAGCCCTCAGGGCGGGGATGGAAGAGGTGTTTGGCCCTTTTGCGGAGGAGCCGCTTAGTGAGGCCGAACGGGCTCGAGCCGAGGAAGTTCATGTCAATCGATATGGCAACTTCGAGTGGACGCTTGGCCGCTCATCGGGCGCTTCATCTTGA
- a CDS encoding PHP domain-containing protein, whose product MSLVSSGSDLLESSFVVDLHLHSNASDGADSPSRVMERASAAGLKVVSLTDHDTVDGLEEARREAGRLGIEFVNGVELSSSHEGRLVHILGHFIRPDAPELMAQMSRYMEKRKNRMAEMIGRLLAMGVMIDPDEFMLEFGNAASIGRGHLSAYMVQKRIVNRREEVFEKYIGEGGAAYVELDMIEPAEAVRLIALAGGVASFAHPNLSGADEIIPDLIEAGLVGIEAEHLSQGDDDRRRYRDLAEQYGLVLTGGSDCHGAKPGPERLGQCRQSMGSFRALQSRLVSSD is encoded by the coding sequence ATGTCTTTGGTTTCCTCAGGGTCCGATCTTCTCGAATCATCGTTTGTCGTTGATCTGCATCTTCATTCGAATGCTTCGGATGGCGCTGACTCGCCTAGCCGCGTTATGGAGCGTGCAAGTGCGGCGGGGCTCAAAGTTGTTTCGCTGACTGACCACGACACTGTGGATGGTCTTGAGGAGGCGCGCAGGGAGGCCGGTCGCTTGGGGATTGAGTTCGTGAATGGCGTTGAGCTCTCCTCTTCTCATGAAGGACGTCTTGTTCATATCTTGGGTCACTTCATTCGCCCGGATGCTCCGGAGTTGATGGCGCAAATGAGTCGCTATATGGAAAAGCGAAAAAACCGGATGGCCGAGATGATCGGGCGTCTGCTGGCGATGGGTGTCATGATCGATCCGGACGAATTCATGCTCGAATTTGGTAATGCGGCGAGTATAGGACGAGGTCATTTGTCAGCCTATATGGTGCAAAAGAGAATTGTTAATCGGCGCGAAGAAGTTTTTGAGAAATATATCGGCGAGGGCGGGGCAGCTTATGTCGAGCTCGATATGATAGAGCCGGCCGAGGCGGTTCGCCTAATTGCGTTGGCAGGTGGGGTCGCGAGCTTCGCGCACCCGAACCTCTCTGGCGCTGATGAAATTATCCCTGATCTTATCGAGGCTGGGCTGGTCGGGATAGAGGCCGAGCATCTCTCCCAAGGGGATGACGACCGGAGGCGCTACCGAGATCTCGCCGAACAATATGGTCTTGTTTTGACTGGTGGCTCGGATTGCCACGGTGCGAAACCCGGGCCCGAGCGGCTGGGACAATGTCGGCAGAGCATGGGAAGTTTTCGTGCACTTCAGAGTAGATTAGTTTCGTCTGATTAG
- a CDS encoding DUF507 family protein: protein MRLRKEMIERISSKVVERLLKREIIETSGSEEALCARMANIIEEDLLVEDRLNDEVKGILLDHQDDMDKDNVDYSRMFTMVKTKLARERNLVL, encoded by the coding sequence ATGCGTTTGCGGAAAGAGATGATCGAGCGGATTTCTAGCAAAGTTGTCGAACGTCTGCTTAAGCGGGAGATTATTGAGACCAGCGGGAGTGAGGAGGCCCTATGCGCTCGCATGGCTAACATTATTGAAGAAGATCTCCTGGTGGAGGATCGGTTAAACGATGAAGTGAAAGGCATCCTTCTCGATCATCAGGACGACATGGATAAAGACAATGTTGACTACAGCCGAATGTTTACCATGGTGAAAACCAAGCTTGCCCGCGAGCGAAACCTGGTACTTTAA
- a CDS encoding DUF507 family protein — MRISREKINHLSNLIVKDLEEYDDVEFFGEMTDIRINIVRAITNELTIDDEIDEEVRRILSSYSSRLVEGTREWEILYAKHYEQEANRRGV, encoded by the coding sequence ATGCGTATCAGCCGAGAGAAGATCAACCACCTCTCGAATTTGATTGTCAAGGATCTAGAGGAATACGATGATGTCGAATTCTTCGGTGAGATGACCGATATTCGAATCAACATTGTCCGTGCGATTACGAATGAGTTGACCATCGATGACGAAATTGACGAAGAAGTTCGCCGGATACTCAGTAGCTATTCCAGTCGTCTTGTCGAGGGTACGCGGGAGTGGGAAATTCTCTATGCCAAGCACTACGAGCAGGAAGCGAACCGCCGAGGCGTTTAG
- a CDS encoding dephospho-CoA kinase has product MLRVGLTGGIASGKTTVSKLLIKNGIPVIDSDIIARDLVKPGTEALSEIVVALGADVLALDGSLDRGRVGEVVFGDESSRLALENILHPRIKVEQDRWLDARESEGESSVAVVDAALMIESGGWRRFDLLVVVACCEEEQLARTLSRGGLSEEAVRARIASQIPLADKVKYADRVVDNSGTLDELTKEVEALVAWLLEKARE; this is encoded by the coding sequence TTGCTTCGCGTTGGTCTCACGGGTGGAATCGCTAGCGGCAAAACCACTGTTAGTAAATTGCTCATCAAAAACGGTATTCCTGTAATTGATTCCGATATTATTGCTCGCGATTTAGTGAAACCTGGAACCGAGGCACTTTCTGAGATTGTTGTCGCGTTGGGTGCTGATGTGCTTGCCCTTGACGGTAGCCTTGACAGGGGGCGTGTTGGGGAAGTGGTTTTTGGCGATGAGTCGAGCCGCCTTGCACTGGAAAACATTCTTCACCCGCGAATTAAGGTTGAGCAGGATCGCTGGCTTGATGCCAGGGAGTCTGAAGGTGAATCTTCCGTTGCTGTAGTAGACGCGGCGCTCATGATCGAGTCCGGTGGCTGGCGGCGGTTTGACTTGCTAGTCGTTGTCGCATGTTGTGAGGAGGAACAACTCGCCCGTACCCTGAGTAGAGGGGGCCTCAGTGAGGAGGCCGTACGTGCTCGAATCGCTTCTCAGATTCCTCTCGCAGACAAAGTGAAATATGCTGATCGTGTTGTGGACAACAGTGGAACTCTCGATGAGCTTACCAAAGAGGTGGAAGCGTTGGTTGCATGGCTTCTAGAAAAGGCCCGGGAATAA
- the rho gene encoding transcription termination factor Rho, which yields MNLAELKKKTITELHSILKELKIEGASGLRKQDLIYKIIETQSGKDREGVIYGEGVLEILPDGFGFLRSSDYNYLPGPDDIYVSPSQIRRFDLRTGDTISGQIRQPKEGERYFALLKVEQINFEPPEASKDKILFDNLTPLYPEKRITLELASEGKANNGKSSKNGRVAKDASIRVLDLMTPIGFGQRGLIVAAPRTGKTMLLQAIAKSIATNHPDAHLIVLLIDERPEEVTDMERSVRGEVVSSTFDEPATRHVQVADMVIEKAKRLVEHKKDVVILLDSITRLARAHNTIISPSGKVLSGGVDSNALQRPKRFFGAARNLEEGGSLTILATALVETGSRMDDVIFEEFKGTGNMEVHLDRKLSDKRVFPSIDINKSGTRKEELLMDEAELNRVWVLRKVLQPLGSVDSMELLLEKVGETETNSEFLLSMNS from the coding sequence CTGAATCTTGCGGAATTGAAGAAAAAAACCATTACCGAGTTGCACTCGATTCTCAAGGAATTGAAAATCGAGGGTGCCAGTGGCCTTCGCAAACAGGATCTTATCTATAAAATTATTGAGACCCAGTCCGGTAAGGACCGTGAGGGTGTCATTTACGGGGAAGGAGTGCTTGAAATCCTTCCTGATGGATTCGGCTTCCTACGATCATCAGACTACAATTATCTTCCGGGTCCTGATGATATCTATGTGTCTCCTAGCCAGATTCGCAGATTCGATCTCCGGACGGGCGATACGATCAGCGGTCAGATTCGCCAGCCAAAGGAAGGCGAGCGCTACTTTGCTTTGCTCAAGGTGGAGCAGATCAATTTTGAGCCTCCAGAGGCGAGCAAAGACAAGATTCTCTTTGATAATCTCACGCCGCTTTATCCTGAAAAGCGTATCACGCTTGAACTGGCATCCGAGGGGAAAGCAAACAACGGCAAATCCTCGAAAAATGGGCGGGTCGCCAAAGACGCCAGCATCCGCGTTCTCGACTTAATGACTCCTATCGGGTTCGGGCAGCGTGGTCTTATCGTCGCTGCCCCGCGTACGGGTAAGACAATGCTCCTCCAGGCCATTGCCAAGAGCATAGCCACCAACCACCCGGACGCTCACCTCATCGTTTTGCTCATCGACGAGCGTCCCGAGGAGGTAACCGACATGGAGCGCTCCGTTCGGGGCGAGGTCGTTAGCTCGACCTTTGATGAGCCAGCCACTCGCCACGTGCAGGTTGCCGACATGGTGATTGAGAAAGCAAAGCGACTCGTAGAGCATAAAAAGGATGTCGTAATCCTTCTTGATTCGATTACTCGCTTGGCGAGGGCACACAACACTATTATTTCGCCGAGCGGCAAGGTTCTCTCGGGTGGTGTGGACTCGAATGCTCTCCAACGCCCCAAGCGCTTTTTTGGTGCCGCGCGTAATCTTGAGGAAGGTGGCAGCCTCACCATTCTGGCGACGGCGCTGGTTGAAACCGGTAGCCGCATGGACGATGTGATTTTTGAGGAATTCAAGGGCACAGGCAACATGGAAGTCCATCTTGATCGCAAACTCTCCGATAAGCGTGTCTTCCCGTCGATTGACATCAACAAGTCGGGTACCCGCAAAGAAGAGCTTCTCATGGACGAAGCCGAACTCAATCGGGTCTGGGTGCTCCGCAAGGTTCTCCAGCCCCTGGGCAGCGTCGATTCTATGGAGCTTCTCCTTGAGAAGGTTGGCGAGACCGAGACCAACTCTGAATTCTTGCTATCGATGAACAGCTAG
- the rpmE gene encoding 50S ribosomal protein L31, with amino-acid sequence MRTEIHPEVHETTVVCSGCQAEFKTHSTVENIRIEICSNCHPFYTGKQSRIIDTEGRVEKFVKKFQGLETRVSKRKRKMASRDADVAALAEREKNKESEEKAAREEARQSRREEQAAIKATRDAEEAKQQAAAPVAEAPPVPESESPEPEASSESTEQS; translated from the coding sequence ATGAGAACGGAAATCCACCCCGAGGTTCATGAAACAACAGTTGTTTGTAGTGGTTGTCAGGCCGAATTTAAAACCCACTCGACGGTAGAAAATATTCGCATCGAGATCTGCTCGAACTGTCATCCTTTTTATACGGGCAAACAATCTCGGATTATCGACACCGAAGGTCGTGTTGAGAAATTCGTTAAGAAATTCCAAGGCTTGGAAACTCGTGTCTCAAAGCGCAAGCGCAAGATGGCGTCGCGCGATGCAGATGTTGCTGCTCTAGCCGAACGAGAGAAGAATAAAGAGTCTGAGGAGAAGGCGGCCCGCGAGGAGGCTAGGCAGAGCCGCCGCGAGGAGCAGGCCGCGATCAAGGCCACCCGGGACGCCGAGGAGGCGAAACAGCAAGCAGCTGCCCCTGTGGCGGAAGCGCCCCCGGTGCCCGAGTCGGAATCACCCGAGCCAGAGGCTTCCTCTGAGTCAACCGAACAATCCTGA
- the prfA gene encoding peptide chain release factor 1, which yields MIEKFDQIREKHKALELRLSDPNLIKDRKKFEQTAREHKEISRIVVVFEEWRTCNESLEDARLLLDDSDVEMRNLAKEEVEEFEPKLEEIELRLRRMMLPKDANDDKNVIIEVRAGTGGDEAALFAADLYRMYSRYAEIKGWGVEELNRNGNNLGGLKEVTALIKGAGAYSQLKFESGTHRVQRVPSTESQGRIHTSAATVAILPEADEVELNVPEIDLRFDVYRSSGPGGQSVNTTDSAVRITHLPTGIVVTCQDEKSQHKNKAKGLKILMSHILDLETRKLNDARSAERKSQIGSGDRSDRIRTYNFPQDRVTDHRINYTQHSLPNFLEGEIEEMVRRVIETREAERLAEFEEESPQDVSE from the coding sequence ATGATAGAAAAATTCGACCAAATACGCGAAAAGCACAAAGCGCTTGAGTTGCGTCTTTCCGATCCTAATCTCATCAAGGATCGGAAAAAGTTTGAGCAGACGGCCCGTGAGCACAAAGAAATCTCGCGAATCGTAGTGGTCTTCGAGGAGTGGCGCACCTGCAATGAATCGCTCGAGGATGCACGACTGCTTCTCGATGACTCCGATGTCGAGATGCGCAATTTGGCAAAAGAGGAAGTCGAGGAATTCGAACCTAAACTTGAGGAAATCGAACTGCGTCTGAGGCGTATGATGCTTCCCAAGGATGCCAACGATGACAAAAACGTCATTATCGAGGTTCGCGCCGGAACCGGCGGGGATGAAGCGGCCCTGTTCGCCGCCGATCTCTACCGTATGTATTCGCGATACGCCGAAATAAAAGGCTGGGGCGTCGAGGAGTTGAACCGAAATGGGAATAACCTTGGGGGCCTTAAGGAAGTTACTGCGTTGATAAAGGGTGCCGGAGCTTATAGTCAGCTTAAGTTTGAGAGTGGCACCCATCGAGTTCAGCGCGTCCCCTCTACTGAGAGCCAAGGTCGTATTCACACATCGGCCGCGACGGTGGCCATTCTCCCTGAGGCCGATGAAGTTGAGCTCAATGTTCCGGAAATAGACCTGCGGTTCGACGTTTACCGCTCCTCGGGGCCCGGCGGGCAGAGCGTGAACACGACTGACTCGGCCGTGCGGATAACCCATCTGCCTACTGGCATTGTTGTCACTTGCCAGGATGAGAAAAGCCAGCATAAGAATAAAGCCAAGGGGTTGAAGATTCTAATGTCGCATATTCTCGACCTTGAGACGCGCAAGCTGAACGATGCGCGATCTGCCGAGAGAAAAAGCCAGATTGGCTCGGGCGATAGAAGCGACCGAATCCGGACCTATAATTTCCCGCAGGACCGTGTGACGGATCACCGCATTAACTATACCCAACACAGTCTCCCAAATTTCCTCGAAGGTGAGATCGAAGAAATGGTTCGCCGCGTCATTGAAACCAGAGAAGCAGAACGTTTAGCGGAATTCGAGGAAGAATCCCCCCAGGATGTATCGGAATGA
- the prmC gene encoding peptide chain release factor N(5)-glutamine methyltransferase, producing MRNVLPTLSRWPEGSLGGEFERFKSRFSKAGIENAATDAAALLCWVAGCDRSRLAAYPEELLSQEALDKLSGAAQRREAREPLAYIVGEREFWSLTFEVGPTVLIPRPETELLVERALSFLSEEVAPRILDLCAGSGAVGVALAKEIPGAHIVATDLSEPALALVARNAWRNGMGDRVETIHSDLFEKISRDGTFDVIVSNPPYVPSGEIDGLMPEVSRFEPRGALDGGPDGTVFLNQIVHEAPARLKKGGALLLEMDPGQIAECSQMIRHSGVWDEPVASSDLSGKNRVLEARKV from the coding sequence ATGAGAAACGTTTTACCGACATTATCGAGGTGGCCTGAGGGCTCCCTGGGCGGTGAGTTCGAGCGTTTCAAAAGCCGTTTCTCCAAAGCTGGAATCGAGAATGCAGCCACAGATGCCGCCGCGCTGCTCTGCTGGGTAGCTGGCTGCGACCGCTCACGGCTGGCGGCATATCCCGAGGAGCTTTTGAGTCAGGAGGCGCTGGATAAACTCTCTGGTGCTGCTCAACGGCGCGAGGCAAGAGAGCCCCTGGCCTACATTGTGGGAGAGCGCGAATTTTGGTCGCTTACCTTTGAGGTTGGGCCGACTGTATTAATTCCGAGGCCAGAAACCGAGCTTCTGGTCGAGCGAGCATTGTCATTTTTGTCCGAGGAGGTAGCCCCTCGCATCCTCGATTTATGTGCCGGTAGCGGCGCGGTCGGCGTAGCACTCGCCAAGGAAATTCCTGGTGCGCATATCGTTGCCACGGACCTGAGCGAGCCTGCGTTGGCGCTGGTGGCCAGGAATGCATGGCGAAACGGGATGGGTGATCGAGTCGAGACTATTCATTCGGATCTTTTCGAGAAGATATCCCGAGATGGTACGTTTGATGTCATTGTTTCTAACCCACCCTATGTCCCCTCGGGCGAGATCGATGGTCTGATGCCGGAAGTCTCCCGTTTCGAGCCTAGGGGGGCGCTCGACGGTGGGCCGGATGGTACGGTTTTTCTAAACCAGATAGTACACGAGGCTCCGGCAAGATTGAAAAAAGGTGGGGCGCTCCTCCTTGAAATGGATCCTGGGCAGATTGCCGAATGCAGTCAGATGATTCGGCACAGTGGCGTCTGGGACGAGCCCGTGGCAAGTAGCGATCTATCCGGTAAAAATCGCGTCCTTGAAGCACGGAAGGTGTAG